One region of Peribacillus simplex genomic DNA includes:
- a CDS encoding metal-sulfur cluster assembly factor, whose amino-acid sequence MDQDTKDIIFGALEQVIDPELGIDIVNLGLVYDVDMDEEGLTTVSMTLTSMGCPLAGTIVDQVKLVLEDIPEVKETDVKIVWSPPWSKDMMSRYAKIALGIK is encoded by the coding sequence GTGGATCAAGATACAAAAGACATTATTTTTGGGGCTTTGGAGCAGGTAATTGACCCTGAGCTTGGTATAGATATCGTGAATTTAGGTTTGGTATATGATGTGGATATGGATGAGGAAGGTTTGACTACAGTATCGATGACATTGACTTCAATGGGCTGTCCGCTTGCTGGGACGATTGTCGATCAAGTGAAATTGGTTCTGGAAGATATTCCAGAGGTCAAGGAAACGGATGTGAAGATCGTCTGGAGTCCGCCATGGTCGAAAGACATGATGTCCAGGTATGCTAAAATTGCATTAGGAATCAAATAA
- the moaA gene encoding GTP 3',8-cyclase MoaA produces MNSHIKDSLDRPLRDLRISVIDRCNFRCQYCMPAEIFHENFQFLPKSELLSYEEIVRLSKIFASLGVKKLRLTGGEPLLRRDLATLISELIKIEGIEDIGLTTNGVFLKKHAANLKAAGLQRVNISLDSLDDELFKKMNGRDIGIKPVIEGIAAAKEAGLGVKVNMVVKKEANESQILPMARFCKEEDVQLRYIEFMDVGHTNGWQLKNVITKKELLEMLQTEFELEPVEEDYFGEVAKRFRYKGTTAEVGFITSVSESFCSSCTRARLSANGSLYTCLFNGKGQDLKSLIRSDMTDEELTGFIISLWNHRDDRYSDEREAGTLKKHAKIEMSFIGG; encoded by the coding sequence TTGAACAGTCATATAAAAGATTCATTGGACAGGCCACTAAGGGATTTAAGAATTTCAGTCATAGATCGGTGTAACTTTCGCTGTCAGTATTGCATGCCAGCTGAAATTTTTCATGAGAATTTTCAGTTCCTGCCTAAAAGTGAGCTTTTATCTTATGAGGAAATTGTAAGGCTTTCAAAGATATTTGCAAGCTTAGGAGTGAAAAAACTAAGATTGACAGGCGGGGAACCATTACTCCGGAGAGATCTTGCCACACTGATTTCAGAGCTCATTAAAATTGAAGGTATTGAAGATATAGGATTGACCACGAATGGTGTGTTCCTGAAAAAACATGCCGCGAATTTGAAGGCAGCTGGTTTACAGAGGGTGAATATCAGTTTAGACAGCCTTGATGATGAACTTTTTAAGAAGATGAACGGCAGAGATATCGGGATAAAGCCGGTTATTGAAGGCATAGCTGCTGCCAAAGAAGCAGGGCTTGGCGTTAAAGTGAATATGGTAGTGAAAAAAGAAGCCAATGAATCTCAAATCCTGCCGATGGCCCGTTTTTGTAAAGAAGAGGACGTCCAATTACGCTATATTGAATTCATGGATGTGGGACATACAAATGGCTGGCAACTGAAGAATGTCATTACGAAAAAAGAACTCCTTGAGATGCTCCAAACCGAATTCGAGCTTGAACCGGTTGAAGAAGATTATTTCGGAGAAGTGGCAAAACGCTTTCGTTATAAGGGCACTACTGCAGAAGTGGGCTTCATAACATCCGTATCAGAGTCTTTTTGTTCCAGTTGTACACGTGCACGCCTTTCAGCTAATGGAAGTTTATATACATGCCTGTTCAATGGAAAGGGGCAAGACTTGAAGTCATTAATCCGTTCCGACATGACAGATGAAGAATTGACTGGATTCATCATATCGCTTTGGAACCATAGGGACGACCGCTATTCAGATGAGCGTGAAGCCGGGACATTGAAGAAACATGCAAAAATCGAAATGTCATTCATTGGAGGGTAA
- a CDS encoding Crp/Fnr family transcriptional regulator → MNGFSLSNRLHTILDKRQQIKHLEKGCFLFQESTPASDLYYILKGKVELSKVVPDGRELTIRICSENDLVGETVLFSPNPKYMVNAKMLEDGTVAVISKEALEGKIASDSQLAVEMMTWLSAQNRKNQAKFRDMLLHGKKGALYSTLIRLSNSHGTEVEDGKVINLPFTNQELANFCGTSREVVNRMLAQLRKNNVISIKKGRITILDLDYLKQEIDCENCPIENCTID, encoded by the coding sequence ATGAATGGTTTTTCGTTATCTAATCGGCTGCATACAATTTTAGATAAGAGACAGCAAATTAAACATTTGGAAAAAGGGTGCTTCCTTTTTCAGGAAAGCACCCCAGCAAGTGATTTGTATTATATTTTGAAAGGCAAAGTAGAATTGAGTAAGGTTGTTCCCGACGGCCGGGAATTAACTATACGAATTTGTTCGGAGAATGATTTGGTTGGGGAAACAGTCCTTTTTTCTCCAAATCCTAAATATATGGTGAATGCAAAAATGTTGGAAGATGGAACTGTTGCGGTTATTTCCAAAGAGGCATTAGAGGGGAAAATCGCCTCCGATAGCCAGCTTGCAGTTGAAATGATGACATGGTTATCCGCTCAAAACCGTAAAAACCAGGCTAAATTCCGCGATATGCTCCTGCACGGTAAGAAAGGTGCATTATACTCCACCCTCATCCGTTTATCAAATAGCCATGGAACTGAAGTTGAAGACGGTAAAGTTATCAATCTTCCATTTACAAATCAAGAACTCGCCAATTTTTGCGGCACATCCCGTGAGGTAGTCAATCGGATGCTCGCTCAATTAAGGAAAAATAATGTCATCTCCATTAAAAAGGGCCGCATTACGATTCTTGACTTAGACTATTTGAAACAGGAAATCGATTGTGAAAACTGTCCAATAGAAAACTGTACCATCGATTAA
- the argC gene encoding N-acetyl-gamma-glutamyl-phosphate reductase, with protein sequence MNVSIVGATGYGGVELIRFLNNHPQFKIKSLHTSSQFGRNLYEENAHLMHMKDKLEEIDPEAIAKKSDIVFLATPSGVSSQLISEFSDLDIKVIDLSGDLRLQTPGEYEHWYKKTAAPQHIIEEAVYGLAEWNAEAIRQAAIVANPGCYPTASLLGLAPLFTEGLAGAAAEVIIDAKSGVSGAGKSLSAVTHYSEMNENFKIYKVNQHQHIPEIEQQLGRWSADLQPITFNTHLVPMTRGIMATMYIKVNRETSNVELKDLYETVYENHPFVRVQPLDRFPSTKQVYGSNFCDIGVAYDERTGRVTVVSVIDNLVKGAAGQAIQNANILMGLEETAGLWNSPLYP encoded by the coding sequence ATGAACGTATCAATAGTAGGTGCAACGGGTTATGGAGGAGTGGAACTAATAAGGTTTTTGAATAATCATCCGCAATTCAAGATAAAATCATTGCATACTTCATCCCAATTTGGTCGAAATTTATATGAAGAAAATGCACATTTAATGCATATGAAAGATAAATTAGAAGAAATTGATCCGGAAGCGATTGCAAAAAAATCCGATATTGTATTTCTTGCAACTCCTTCTGGTGTTTCCTCACAATTGATTTCGGAATTTTCGGACCTTGACATTAAAGTAATCGATCTATCAGGAGACCTGAGGCTTCAAACCCCAGGTGAATATGAACACTGGTATAAAAAAACAGCCGCGCCACAGCATATTATTGAAGAAGCCGTATACGGTTTGGCTGAATGGAATGCTGAAGCGATAAGGCAAGCGGCGATTGTTGCAAATCCAGGGTGCTACCCAACCGCATCACTTTTAGGCCTTGCCCCTCTATTCACAGAAGGATTGGCCGGAGCAGCTGCAGAAGTGATCATCGATGCAAAATCCGGGGTTTCAGGGGCGGGTAAATCACTTTCGGCCGTTACACATTATAGTGAAATGAATGAGAACTTTAAGATATATAAGGTAAATCAACATCAACATATACCGGAAATCGAACAACAGCTTGGACGATGGTCAGCGGATTTACAACCTATTACCTTTAATACCCATCTGGTACCAATGACAAGAGGTATTATGGCGACGATGTATATAAAGGTAAATCGGGAAACCTCAAATGTTGAATTAAAGGATTTATACGAAACAGTATACGAGAACCATCCTTTTGTCCGGGTACAGCCGCTCGATCGCTTCCCATCCACGAAACAGGTATATGGATCGAACTTTTGCGACATTGGTGTCGCATATGATGAAAGAACAGGTAGGGTAACGGTAGTTTCGGTTATTGATAATTTAGTGAAGGGTGCTGCAGGGCAGGCCATTCAAAATGCAAATATATTAATGGGACTAGAAGAAACGGCAGGACTATGGAACAGTCCGCTATATCCATAA
- the argJ gene encoding bifunctional ornithine acetyltransferase/N-acetylglutamate synthase, translating into MNTLQPVEEIKQIQEGNILMPQGFKASGVHAGLRYSKKDVGIIFTDVPASAAAVYTQNVVQAAPINVTKDSIAASGKLHGIVVNSACANACTGVQGLKDAYEMRKLAAQKFGMEDHSFAVASTGVIGEFMKMEKVRKGIESLQPENSPEAADDFGTAILTTDIVTKSCGYVTIIDGKTVKMGGAAKGSGMIHPNMATMLGFITTDAVIEPNDLQQALSSITNDTFNQITVDGDCSTNDMVLVLANGEAKNEPLTANHPEWSVFLELLKQTSENLAKQIAKDGEGATKLIEVNVHGMPTKQDSQMMAKTIVGSNLVKTAAFGADANWGRIIAAMGRSGVGFNPDQTTIVFGDIVVLKDGEPVLFSEEEAKAYLENESIIIHVYLKNGNESGTAWGCDLTYDYVKINGSYRS; encoded by the coding sequence ATGAATACACTACAGCCAGTTGAAGAAATCAAACAAATTCAAGAAGGAAACATTTTAATGCCTCAAGGATTCAAAGCGTCAGGTGTCCATGCAGGATTGCGCTACTCCAAAAAGGATGTTGGCATCATTTTTACCGATGTTCCAGCGTCGGCCGCCGCGGTTTATACACAAAACGTTGTTCAGGCCGCTCCAATCAATGTAACGAAAGATAGCATTGCCGCTTCTGGAAAACTTCACGGCATTGTAGTGAATAGTGCTTGTGCGAATGCTTGTACAGGAGTACAGGGTCTAAAAGATGCATATGAAATGAGGAAGCTTGCGGCTCAAAAGTTCGGTATGGAGGATCATTCATTTGCAGTGGCTTCTACCGGGGTAATAGGGGAATTCATGAAAATGGAAAAAGTTAGAAAAGGGATAGAGTCATTGCAGCCAGAAAATTCACCTGAAGCTGCCGATGATTTTGGTACAGCCATTTTAACAACGGATATTGTAACGAAGAGCTGTGGTTATGTAACAATTATAGACGGTAAAACCGTGAAAATGGGAGGAGCAGCGAAGGGTTCGGGAATGATTCATCCAAACATGGCAACAATGCTCGGTTTCATTACAACGGATGCCGTCATCGAACCGAATGATTTACAGCAAGCACTATCTTCCATAACCAACGATACATTCAATCAAATTACGGTTGATGGTGACTGTTCAACGAACGACATGGTGTTAGTGCTTGCGAATGGAGAAGCGAAAAATGAACCTTTGACAGCTAACCATCCAGAATGGTCTGTCTTCTTGGAATTATTAAAACAAACATCCGAAAATTTGGCAAAACAAATTGCGAAAGACGGAGAAGGTGCCACAAAACTGATAGAAGTGAATGTTCATGGCATGCCTACGAAGCAAGATTCACAGATGATGGCGAAGACGATCGTTGGATCAAATCTAGTGAAAACGGCAGCTTTTGGAGCGGATGCAAACTGGGGACGAATCATTGCGGCGATGGGAAGAAGCGGAGTGGGATTCAATCCGGATCAAACGACGATTGTTTTTGGTGATATTGTCGTACTTAAAGATGGTGAGCCAGTACTGTTTTCTGAGGAAGAAGCCAAAGCATATTTGGAAAATGAAAGTATCATCATTCATGTTTATTTGAAAAATGGCAATGAATCCGGAACGGCATGGGGCTGCGATTTAACCTATGATTATGTAAAAA